The following coding sequences lie in one Arabidopsis thaliana chromosome 3, partial sequence genomic window:
- a CDS encoding Tudor/PWWP/MBT superfamily protein (Tudor/PWWP/MBT superfamily protein; FUNCTIONS IN: molecular_function unknown; INVOLVED IN: biological_process unknown; LOCATED IN: membrane; EXPRESSED IN: leaf; CONTAINS InterPro DOMAIN/s: PWWP (InterPro:IPR000313); BEST Arabidopsis thaliana protein match is: Tudor/PWWP/MBT superfamily protein (TAIR:AT5G40340.1); Has 273 Blast hits to 255 proteins in 49 species: Archae - 0; Bacteria - 5; Metazoa - 65; Fungi - 14; Plants - 156; Viruses - 0; Other Eukaryotes - 33 (source: NCBI BLink).) translates to MGNILPTGSRVSENEGSDDNKLKEHDVKMENVKEDSEQIGDNVRSGVSSLRDNFEELENGFHVGDFVWGEEANSQQWWPGQIYDSLDASDLALKTMQKGKLLVAYFGDGSFFGWCNPLELKPFLENFKEFSKMSDSRRFLLAVEDAVREIGEHVEKFLVCDDAALVSSVALNLGIKDGVVVPDVRRKIISSLVLENPGVVLEDVKRLAMTVRFDDLLEIEVLRRKISAFYRCKGRFDLAKFDEHRYIIGLEDKEHESCQRLLRKCSGFASKKRKCGDVATTGSTTLRKKRLSEVSKIETAEKEISNGKSLSSRKRKSKRGLDENDDDGIEKREESNDSNHLEESEKKDDLATPLASICKRLNVDVSSCVKRCNGNGEAILQTGKRERKKSKYLSPEYMTDFSCRARKIKIESAESSQIQVAVRMTTPNTAIDVVKLGATPEEMLALIRAAALNAQYPKDYNSTSCDMVREFVSNYRSFNNKRNLSDVEKQPEVKQEIVDEKEKTRNEPGVELYIKTGFGSTLPSKDDLIKTYEKFGALDKERSYMFNNNSCSCVAFVNASDGEEAFNRSLEKCPFATTSTVTFKLEYPSSASSEKKEAETRKGVTEIECLKEKLEGIRALLDQSEGKITEELKMKLEDESRNLLDKVRKMII, encoded by the coding sequence ATGGGGAATATTCTACCGACTGGGTCTAGGGTTTCTGAGAACGAGGGTTCTGATGACAACAAATTGAAGGAGCACGATGTTAAGATGGAGAATGTTAAGGAAGACTCTGAACAAATTGGAGATAATGTGAGGAGTGGGGTTTCTTCATTGAGAgataattttgaagaattaGAAAATGGGTTTCATGTGGGAGATTTTGTTTGGGGAGAAGAAGCCAATAGTCAACAATGGTGGCCAGGTCAGATTTATGATTCTTTAGATGCTTCAGACTTGGCTTTGAAGACAATGCAGAAAGGTAAATTACTTGTGGCGTATTTTGGAGATGGGAGCTTTTTTGGTTGGTGTAATCCATTGGAATTGAAACCGTTTCTTGAGAATTTCAAAGAGTTTTCGAAGATGAGTGATTCGAGAAGGTTTCTTCTTGCTGTGGAAGATGCTGTGAGAGAGATTGGTGAGCATGTTGagaagtttttggtttgtgatgaCGCTGCTTTAGTTAGTTCTGTAGCTTTGAATTTGGGGATTAAGGATGGTGTTGTTGTGCCTGATGTTAGAAGAAAGATTATATCGTCTTTGGTTCTTGAAAACCCCGGTGTTGTTCTTGAAGATGTTAAAAGACTTGCCATGACGGTtagatttgatgatttgttaGAGATTGAGGTTTTGAGGAGGAAGATATCGGCGTTTTATCGGTGTAAAGGAAGGTTTGATTTAGCTAAGTTTGATGAACATCGATATATTATAGGACTTGAAGACAAAGAGCATGAATCTTGTCAGAGATTATTGAGAAAGTGTTCAGGTTTTGCTAGCAAAAAGAGGAAATGTGGTGATGTAGCAACCACTGGTTCTACTACTTTGAGGAAGAAAAGACTGAGTGAAGTTTCGAAGATTGAAACCGCTGAGAAAGAAATTAGTAACGGGAAGAGTTTGTCGtcgaggaagagaaagagcaaAAGGGGTTTGGatgagaatgatgatgatgggattgagaaaagagaagagtcgAACGACTCAAACCATTTAGAAGAGagtgagaagaaagatgatttAGCAACTCCATTGGCTTCAATCTGCAAAAGGCTCAATGTTGATGTTTCTTCATGTGTTAAAAGGTGTAATGGAAATGGCGAGGCAATATTGCAGACAggtaaaagagagaggaagaaaagcAAGTATCTTTCTCCTGAATACATGACAGATTTTAGTTGCAGAGcgagaaagatcaaaatagAATCTGCTGAATCAAGTCAGATCCAAGTAGCAGTGCGAATGACAACGCCTAATACAGCCATCGATGTTGTGAAACTGGGAGCTACACCAGAGGAAATGCTGGCTCTAATCCGTGCGGCTGCTCTCAATGCACAATATCCAAAAGACTATAATAGTACCTCATGTGACATGGTAAGAGAGTTTGTGTCCAATTATCGAAGCTTCAATAACAAGAGGAACCTTTCAGATGTAGAGAAGCAGCCTGAAGTGAAACAGGAAATAGtggatgagaaagagaaaaccaGAAATGAACCAGGTGTTGAGCTATATATCAAGACTGGTTTTGGTTCTACTCTGCCTTCAAAAGATGATTTGATCAAAACATACGAAAAGTTTGGAGCTTTagacaaagagagaagctATATGTTCAACAATAACTCATGCTCATGCGTTGCCTTTGTGAATGCATctgatggagaagaagcttttaACAGGTCATTAGAGAAATGTCCATTTGCCACTACTTCCACAGTAACATTCAAGCTCGAGTATCcatcttctgcttcatctgagaagaaggaagctgaAACAAGAAAGGGCGTAACAGAAATCGAGTGTTTGAAAGAGAAGCTCGAGGGGATAAGAGCATTGTTAGATCAATCAGAGGGAAAGATTACGGAAgaattgaaaatgaaacttgAAGATGAATCAAGAAACTTGCTTGACAAGGTAAGGAAGATGATTATTTGA
- the RPL12-A gene encoding ribosomal protein L12-A (ribosomal protein L12-A (RPL12-A); FUNCTIONS IN: structural constituent of ribosome; INVOLVED IN: translation; LOCATED IN: in 7 components; EXPRESSED IN: cotyledon, juvenile leaf, leaf; CONTAINS InterPro DOMAIN/s: Ribosomal protein L7/L12 (InterPro:IPR000206), Ribosomal protein L12, chloroplast (InterPro:IPR015608), Ribosomal protein L7/L12, oligomerisation (InterPro:IPR008932), Ribosomal protein L7/L12, C-terminal/adaptor protein ClpS-like (InterPro:IPR014719), Ribosomal protein L7/L12, C-terminal (InterPro:IPR013823); BEST Arabidopsis thaliana protein match is: ribosomal protein L12-C (TAIR:AT3G27850.1); Has 8536 Blast hits to 8536 proteins in 2747 species: Archae - 0; Bacteria - 5673; Metazoa - 193; Fungi - 128; Plants - 248; Viruses - 0; Other Eukaryotes - 2294 (source: NCBI BLink).), which yields MASTTLSIATTIRSSSYPTLASINHFPSRTTTIEFPSRFGGGSSSTLTHRATHLRPIAAVEAPEKIEKIGSEISSLTLEEARILVDYLQDKFGVSPLSLAPAAAAVAAPADGGAAAVVEEQTEFDVVINEVPSSSRIAVIKAVRALTSLALKEAKELIEGLPKKFKEGITKDEAEEAKKTLEEAGAKVSIA from the coding sequence atggcGTCGACGACTCTCTCAATCGCAACAACAATCCGTTCCTCATCTTATCCTACTCTCGCTTCCATCAATCACTTCCCTTCCCGAACCACCACCATCGAATTCCCCTCTCGCTTCGGTGGTGGTTCATCATCCACATTGACCCACCGTGCAACCCATCTCCGTCCAATCGCCGCCGTCGAAGCTCCGGAGAAAATCGAGAAGATCGGATCCGAAATCTCATCCCTAACCCTCGAAGAAGCTCGTATCCTCGTCGACTATCTCCAAGACAAATTCGGTGTCTCCCCACTCTCTTTAGCCCCCGCAGCAGCGGCGGTTGCTGCTCCAGCCGACGGTGGCGCGGCGGCTGTAGTGGAGGAGCAAACAGAGTTCGATGTGGTTATCAATGAAGTTCCGAGTAGTTCTCGTATTGCAGTAATTAAAGCTGTTAGGGCTTTGACTAGCTTGGCGTTGAAGGAAGCTAAGGAGCTAATCGAAGGATTACCAAAGAAGTTTAAAGAAGGTATCACTAAAGATGAAGCTGAAGAAGCTAAGAAGACTCTTGAAGAAGCTGGTGCTAAAGTCTCCATTGCTTAa
- a CDS encoding Gamma-thionin family protein (Gamma-thionin family protein; INVOLVED IN: defense response; LOCATED IN: endomembrane system; CONTAINS InterPro DOMAIN/s: Gamma thionin (InterPro:IPR008176), Knottin (InterPro:IPR003614); BEST Arabidopsis thaliana protein match is: Gamma-thionin family protein (TAIR:AT3G27831.1); Has 35333 Blast hits to 34131 proteins in 2444 species: Archae - 798; Bacteria - 22429; Metazoa - 974; Fungi - 991; Plants - 531; Viruses - 0; Other Eukaryotes - 9610 (source: NCBI BLink).), which translates to MASSGKCVFLVFLCMVALLAPSEVHAKSMVEVNAAHKWYIVEGLCSKFPDCNKHCKEQKFPGGTCLKLGVNMMCTCIYS; encoded by the exons atggcATCATCAGGCAAATGTGTCTTCCTTGTGTTCTTATGCATGGTTGCTCTTCTTGCCCCAA GTGAAGTACACGCGAAATCTATGGTCGAAGTTAACGCTGCTCACAAATGGTACATTGTCGAAGGTCTATGCTCAAAATTTCCGGACTGCAATAAGCActgcaaagaacaaaaatttccAGGTGGAACATGTCTCAAACTTGGTGTTAATATGATGTGTACTTGTATTTATTCATAA
- a CDS encoding Gamma-thionin family protein (Gamma-thionin family protein; INVOLVED IN: defense response; LOCATED IN: endomembrane system; CONTAINS InterPro DOMAIN/s: Gamma thionin (InterPro:IPR008176), Knottin (InterPro:IPR003614); BEST Arabidopsis thaliana protein match is: Gamma-thionin family protein (TAIR:AT3G27835.1); Has 35333 Blast hits to 34131 proteins in 2444 species: Archae - 798; Bacteria - 22429; Metazoa - 974; Fungi - 991; Plants - 531; Viruses - 0; Other Eukaryotes - 9610 (source: NCBI BLink).), which produces MASSSKCAFLVFLCMIVLLAPSEVHAKSMAKAQGGWYLVEGLCSKFPDCNKHCKEQGFLGGQCLKLGVNMLCFCIHT; this is translated from the exons atggcTTCATCAAGCAAATGCGCCTTCCTTGTGTTCTTATGCATGATTGTTCTTCTCGCCCCAA GTGAAGTACACGCAAAATCTATGGCCAAAGCTCAAGGAGGGTGGTACCTTGTGGAAGGTCTATGCTCAAAATTTCCGGACTGCAATAAGCACTGCAAAGAACAAGGTTTCTTAGGTGGACAATGCCTCAAACTTGGTGTTAATATGCTGTGTTTTTGTATTCATACATGA
- the RPL12-C gene encoding ribosomal protein L12-C (ribosomal protein L12-C (RPL12-C); FUNCTIONS IN: structural constituent of ribosome; INVOLVED IN: defense response to bacterium, translation; LOCATED IN: in 6 components; EXPRESSED IN: juvenile leaf, leaf; CONTAINS InterPro DOMAIN/s: Ribosomal protein L7/L12 (InterPro:IPR000206), Ribosomal protein L12, chloroplast (InterPro:IPR015608), Ribosomal protein L7/L12, oligomerisation (InterPro:IPR008932), Ribosomal protein L7/L12, C-terminal/adaptor protein ClpS-like (InterPro:IPR014719), Ribosomal protein L7/L12, C-terminal (InterPro:IPR013823); BEST Arabidopsis thaliana protein match is: ribosomal protein L12-A (TAIR:AT3G27830.1); Has 8543 Blast hits to 8543 proteins in 2749 species: Archae - 0; Bacteria - 5675; Metazoa - 193; Fungi - 132; Plants - 248; Viruses - 0; Other Eukaryotes - 2295 (source: NCBI BLink).) — MASTTLSIATTIRSSSPLTSASTHHFLSKPTAIEFPFRLSSSSSHRAINLRPISAVEAPEKIEKIGSEISSLTLEEARILVDYLQDKFGVSPLSLAPAAAAVAAPADGGAAAVVEEQTEFDVVINEVPSSSRIAVIKAVRALTSLALKEAKELIEGLPKKFKEGITKDEAEEAKKTLEEAGAKVSIA, encoded by the coding sequence ATGGCGTCGACGACTCTCTCAATCGCAACAACAATCCGTTCCTCTTCTCCTCTCACTTCCGCTTCCACTCATCACTTCCTTTCCAAACCCACCGCAATCGAATTCCCATTTCGTCTCAGCTCTTCTTCTAGCCACCGTGCAATCAACCTCCGTCCTATCTCCGCCGTCGAAGCTCCGGAGAAAATCGAGAAAATCGGATCCGAAATCTCCTCCTTAACCCTCGAAGAAGCTCGTATCCTCGTCGACTATCTCCAAGACAAATTCGGTGTCTCCCCACTCTCCTTAGCCCCCGCAGCAGCGGCCGTTGCAGCTCCAGCCGACGGTGGCGCGGCGGCTGTAGTGGAGGAGCAAACAGAGTTCGATGTGGTTATCAATGAAGTTCCGAGTAGTTCTCGTATTGCAGTAATTAAAGCTGTTAGGGCTTTGACTAGCTTGGCGTTGAAGGAAGCTAAGGAGCTAATCGAAGGATTACCAAAGAAGTTTAAAGAAGGTATCACTAAAGATGAAGCTGAAGAAGCTAAGAAGACTCTTGAAGAAGCTGGTGCTAAAGTCTCCATTGCTTAA
- the RPL12-B gene encoding ribosomal protein L12-B (ribosomal protein L12-B (RPL12-B); FUNCTIONS IN: structural constituent of ribosome; INVOLVED IN: translation; LOCATED IN: plastid large ribosomal subunit, large ribosomal subunit; EXPRESSED IN: petiole; CONTAINS InterPro DOMAIN/s: Ribosomal protein L12, chloroplast (InterPro:IPR015608), Ribosomal protein L7/L12, C-terminal/adaptor protein ClpS-like (InterPro:IPR014719), Ribosomal protein L7/L12, oligomerisation (InterPro:IPR008932), Ribosomal protein L7/L12, C-terminal (InterPro:IPR013823); BEST Arabidopsis thaliana protein match is: ribosomal protein L12-A (TAIR:AT3G27830.1); Has 8338 Blast hits to 8338 proteins in 2732 species: Archae - 0; Bacteria - 5642; Metazoa - 147; Fungi - 128; Plants - 247; Viruses - 0; Other Eukaryotes - 2174 (source: NCBI BLink).) — MAATTLSIATTIRSSSFSSGLASAHHFPSRPLSIEFPFSFGVSSSSTLSHRAIYLHPISAVKTPKKIKKIGSEISSLTLEESRILVDYVQDKFGVSILFSAPAAAALPPPLDNGGATASVERQTTFDVVINDVPRGNRIAVITAIRAMTSLSLSESKELIEGFPKKFKEGVTKDEAEEDKTQLEEAGAKVSIV; from the coding sequence atgGCAGCTACGACTCTTTCCATCGCAACCACAATCCGTtcctcatctttttcttccgGTCTTGCTTCCGCACATCACTTCCCTTCTCGACCCCTCTCGATAGAATTCCCCTTTAGCTTtggtgtttcttcttcttctacgcTCAGCCACCGTGCAATCTACCTCCATCCTATATCCGCTGTCAAAACTCCtaagaaaattaagaagatTGGATCCGAGATCTCGTCTCTAACCCTCGAAGAATCCCGCATCCTCGTCGACTATGTCCAGGACAAGTTCGGTGTTTCAATACTCTTTTCAGCACCTGCTGCAGCGGCTTTACCTCCTCCCCTTGACAATGGTGGTGCGACGGCTTCTGTGGAGAGGCAGACCACATTCGATGTGGTTATCAATGACGTTCCACGTGGTAATCGTATTGCCGTGATCACAGCCATTAGGGCTATGACTAGCTTGTCGTTGAGTGAATCGAAAGAGCTAATAGAAGGGTTTCCGAAGAAGTTTAAAGAAGGCGTGACCaaagatgaagcagaagaagacaagacaCAGCTCGAAGAAGCTGGTGCCAAGGTTTCCAttgtttaa